One Prolixibacteraceae bacterium DNA segment encodes these proteins:
- a CDS encoding SLBB domain-containing protein: MKTKILLLFAIIFFGLKLAVAQSVNIATVDVNTLSEDQLLKIKNEIDSRGVTIDQAMILAKQKGASDFQISMLKKRLNTLSFNSSKNTSEQQSTEEKTVDDTNLVEQNDSPIRIQDKQNIDPRLKRIFGASLFYNDAISFSPSSIINVTDDYLISIGDEVSIQVWGDAQATYQLPVNQSGAIQLPNLGPIYINGKTSREAFHKIDKMLTKIYAGMSGPNPTIFTEISLSSQHKINVLVMGDVQVPGSYKLPANSTAFNAIFSCGGPNINGSFRDIRVIRNNMIIAHLDLYDFFIKGIRGEDPQLRDNDVIYIPNFKNRVELRGAFRRNMMYELLKGETLQNAIDYSGGFANNSYNSRVKILRNSDGLKEISVVKSEDFDKFKLYDGDIVSSDSVLNKFKNKVIIKGAVFRPGSYELKDGMLLSGLLQTASGLREDAYLERGFITRRDENMQFANLSFSLKDILNNKDDVVLRADDVISIRSIYDMSEIKKVSVFGELNAPGDFPFVDDMTLEDLIVKAGGFSNDADASFVEVTRNLSQSEAQTLSDTISHYFSFALDRDLSLSEDAKKFHLKPFDIIYIRRAPGRRKSGSVKLNGEILYAGDYGIISKQDHVSDIINRAGGLTPDAFTEGAMLIRKRDKKNATGSNMKKLFDNEDLILELEDSDTEIVGIDLDKIMKDPHGNFDILVRAGDKIHIPKRTETVRVSGNIMNPIASIYKKGQKLKSYINKSGGFGPHSKKSKVYVVYANGTTAVTKNYLFFKNYPKIEPGSEIVVPRKTVKQDQTTKWVSIGSSVTSLAVAVATLVNLTK; this comes from the coding sequence ATGAAAACAAAAATACTGCTCCTGTTTGCTATAATATTTTTTGGACTTAAATTAGCGGTCGCTCAAAGTGTGAATATCGCAACAGTTGACGTAAATACGTTAAGTGAAGATCAATTGCTGAAGATTAAGAATGAGATTGATAGCCGAGGGGTTACTATCGATCAAGCCATGATTCTTGCTAAACAGAAAGGTGCTTCGGATTTTCAAATTTCTATGTTAAAGAAAAGATTGAATACTTTGTCTTTTAACTCTTCAAAGAACACATCTGAACAACAGTCTACTGAAGAAAAAACTGTTGATGACACAAATCTTGTTGAACAGAATGATTCACCAATACGAATACAAGATAAACAAAATATTGACCCTAGGTTAAAGAGGATTTTTGGTGCTTCTCTTTTTTATAATGACGCCATCTCATTCTCTCCTTCGAGTATTATTAATGTTACTGATGATTATTTAATCTCTATAGGTGATGAGGTTTCAATACAAGTTTGGGGAGATGCACAGGCAACTTACCAATTGCCAGTGAATCAGTCTGGAGCAATTCAATTACCAAATTTAGGACCTATATATATAAATGGGAAGACAAGTCGTGAAGCTTTTCATAAGATAGATAAAATGCTTACCAAGATCTACGCTGGTATGAGCGGTCCTAATCCTACTATATTTACTGAAATATCATTATCCTCACAACATAAAATTAATGTTCTAGTGATGGGGGATGTTCAGGTTCCTGGTTCATATAAATTGCCTGCAAATTCCACTGCTTTTAATGCTATATTCTCTTGCGGAGGTCCTAATATTAATGGATCTTTTCGTGATATTAGGGTAATACGAAATAATATGATTATTGCACATCTAGATCTATATGACTTCTTTATTAAGGGCATCAGAGGAGAAGATCCTCAATTGAGAGATAATGATGTTATCTATATCCCTAATTTTAAAAATAGGGTTGAGCTTAGAGGTGCTTTCCGCCGAAATATGATGTATGAATTATTGAAGGGAGAAACCCTACAAAATGCTATAGATTATAGTGGTGGCTTTGCTAATAATTCGTATAATTCTAGAGTTAAAATACTTCGAAATAGTGATGGACTTAAAGAAATTTCTGTCGTAAAGTCTGAAGATTTCGATAAATTTAAGCTCTACGATGGAGATATTGTTTCTAGTGATTCTGTGCTAAACAAGTTTAAAAACAAAGTTATCATTAAAGGAGCCGTATTTCGCCCAGGATCATATGAGTTAAAGGATGGCATGCTTTTATCTGGGTTACTTCAGACTGCTTCAGGTCTTAGAGAAGATGCATATTTAGAACGTGGATTTATCACGAGACGTGATGAAAATATGCAGTTTGCGAATCTCTCCTTTTCATTAAAAGATATTTTAAATAATAAAGATGATGTTGTTCTTAGAGCCGATGATGTTATTTCCATTCGATCTATTTATGACATGTCTGAAATAAAGAAAGTAAGTGTGTTTGGGGAATTAAATGCCCCTGGGGATTTCCCTTTTGTTGATGATATGACATTGGAAGATTTAATCGTTAAAGCAGGTGGTTTTTCTAACGATGCCGATGCCTCTTTTGTTGAGGTAACAAGGAACCTTTCTCAATCAGAAGCACAGACTCTTTCTGATACTATTTCTCATTATTTTAGCTTCGCTTTAGATAGAGATCTTAGTCTGTCTGAAGATGCAAAGAAGTTTCATCTTAAGCCTTTTGATATTATCTATATAAGAAGGGCTCCTGGTAGACGTAAATCAGGTTCAGTAAAATTAAATGGTGAGATTCTTTATGCTGGAGATTACGGTATAATCTCAAAGCAGGATCATGTGTCTGATATAATAAATAGGGCTGGAGGTTTGACTCCTGATGCATTTACTGAAGGAGCAATGTTGATCAGAAAACGGGATAAAAAGAATGCGACAGGCTCTAATATGAAAAAACTATTTGATAACGAGGATCTTATTCTAGAGTTAGAGGATTCTGATACAGAAATAGTAGGTATAGATCTTGATAAGATCATGAAAGATCCTCATGGTAATTTTGATATTTTAGTGAGAGCAGGGGATAAAATACATATCCCTAAACGTACTGAAACAGTTCGTGTTTCGGGTAATATTATGAACCCAATTGCTTCTATCTATAAGAAGGGACAAAAACTGAAGAGTTATATTAATAAATCTGGAGGTTTTGGCCCCCATTCTAAGAAGTCTAAAGTGTATGTTGTATATGCTAATGGAACGACTGCGGTAACAAAGAACTATCTTTTCTTTAAGAATTATCCTAAGATAGAACCTGGCAGTGAGATTGTCGTTCCTAGAAAAACTGTAAAACAGGACCAAACAACCAAATGGGTTAGCATTGGCTCTTCTGTAACCTCTTTGGCTGTTGCAGTAGCAACATTAGTGAATCTTACAAAATAA
- a CDS encoding mannose-1-phosphate guanylyltransferase, which yields MDNNFLVIMAGGIGSRFWPMSTSETPKQFLDILGTGKTMIQQTVARIEDIIPKRNIFVVTSRYYKDIVQEQLPFLEDSQILLEPCMRNTAPCIAYASYKIQNRCPDANIIVAPSDHLITDESGFRKTVEKALDFTKYQNVLLTLGIDPHRPETGYGYIKSTNPKISTNEIDKVSEFKEKPDIHTAKRYLESGGYLWNSGIFVWSASSVIEAIEKSLPEVAKLFTRGKEVYDTPSEQEYIDRIYPQCQNISIDYGILEHADNIYVLSSKFGWSDLGTWGSLWEKRQRDNQGNSVVGSGVHLFECNNTIVTVPDERSVVLQGLNDFIVVEANGVIMVCKKEEEQRIKEFREKVLTPNQD from the coding sequence ATGGATAATAATTTTTTGGTTATAATGGCAGGTGGAATTGGAAGTAGATTCTGGCCAATGAGTACTTCTGAAACACCAAAACAGTTTCTAGATATTTTAGGAACAGGTAAAACAATGATACAACAAACAGTTGCACGAATTGAAGATATTATTCCTAAGAGAAATATTTTTGTCGTAACAAGTAGATACTATAAGGACATTGTTCAAGAACAACTTCCTTTTCTTGAGGATAGTCAAATTCTTCTTGAACCATGTATGAGAAATACCGCGCCTTGTATCGCTTATGCTAGTTATAAGATTCAAAATAGATGTCCGGATGCTAATATTATTGTAGCTCCTTCTGATCACTTAATCACTGATGAGTCAGGTTTTCGTAAAACTGTAGAGAAAGCACTAGATTTTACAAAATATCAAAATGTACTATTAACATTAGGTATTGATCCACATAGACCAGAGACCGGATATGGATATATAAAGTCAACAAATCCTAAGATAAGTACCAATGAGATTGACAAAGTCTCTGAATTCAAAGAGAAACCAGATATTCACACAGCCAAAAGATACCTAGAATCAGGAGGCTATCTATGGAACTCAGGTATTTTTGTATGGAGTGCGTCCAGTGTTATAGAAGCGATTGAAAAATCTCTTCCTGAAGTTGCAAAACTATTCACTCGTGGGAAAGAGGTTTACGATACTCCTTCGGAACAAGAATATATTGATCGAATATATCCACAATGTCAAAATATCTCTATCGATTATGGTATATTAGAGCATGCTGACAATATCTATGTACTATCCTCTAAATTTGGATGGAGTGATCTAGGTACTTGGGGAAGTCTCTGGGAGAAACGCCAAAGAGATAATCAAGGAAATAGTGTCGTAGGTAGTGGTGTTCATCTTTTTGAATGCAACAATACTATTGTAACAGTACCCGATGAGAGGTCTGTAGTTCTTCAGGGGCTTAATGACTTTATCGTAGTGGAAGCTAATGGAGTAATAATGGTATGCAAAAAAGAAGAAGAACAGAGGATAAAAGAGTTTAGAGAAAAAGTTCTTACTCCAAACCAGGACTAA
- a CDS encoding cell division protein ZapA, with translation MEDKLSISVNIAERRFPLKIDRAEEERIRLATKLINEKVLQYRQRFGKDEFDSLAMTALQFVVDMLTLKDHKDISPFVEKIEDLNDHLESFFDENQNKE, from the coding sequence ATGGAAGATAAATTATCTATTAGTGTAAATATAGCCGAGAGAAGATTCCCTCTCAAGATTGATCGTGCCGAAGAAGAAAGAATTCGTTTGGCCACGAAGCTTATTAATGAAAAAGTACTTCAATATAGGCAACGATTTGGTAAAGATGAGTTTGATTCTCTTGCGATGACTGCTCTCCAATTCGTTGTGGATATGCTTACATTAAAAGACCATAAAGATATCTCTCCATTTGTCGAAAAAATTGAGGATCTAAACGATCATTTAGAATCTTTTTTTGATGAAAATCAAAACAAAGAGTAG
- a CDS encoding glycosyltransferase family 2 protein — protein MKDTTASIVLFNTPISEVVYIIKTFLKAERAKHLYIIDNSQQKTDLSKDIIQDCITYIYNNKNVGYGSAHNKAIKLAINNGSKYHIVLNTDIKFDYAIIDEMATYMDQNQNVGQIMPKIMNVDGTIQYLCKLIPTPQDLITRRFFHKKVRNRRKQEYYLKNADYDKIMNIPNLSGCFMFLRNKVLQQTGLFDPRFFLYMEDVDLTRRIHTKAKTVFYPKVEVIHNAGRGSYRKFRLMITHSISAIKYFNKWGWMRDEQRRVINKIVKSNYLQDQ, from the coding sequence ATGAAAGACACAACCGCATCCATAGTCTTATTCAATACACCTATTTCGGAGGTTGTCTATATAATTAAAACATTTCTAAAAGCAGAAAGAGCAAAACATCTTTATATAATTGATAACTCCCAACAAAAAACAGATTTATCAAAAGATATTATTCAAGATTGTATCACATATATCTACAACAACAAAAATGTTGGCTATGGATCAGCACACAATAAAGCCATCAAACTTGCTATTAATAATGGTAGTAAATATCATATCGTTTTAAATACCGATATAAAATTTGACTATGCTATTATTGATGAGATGGCTACCTACATGGATCAGAATCAAAATGTAGGGCAGATCATGCCTAAGATAATGAATGTCGATGGTACGATTCAATATCTATGTAAACTGATTCCTACACCACAAGACCTTATTACGAGAAGGTTTTTCCATAAAAAAGTTCGAAATAGGAGAAAACAAGAGTATTACCTCAAGAATGCAGATTACGATAAAATCATGAATATCCCCAATCTTTCAGGTTGCTTTATGTTTTTACGTAATAAAGTATTACAACAAACAGGATTATTTGATCCAAGATTCTTCTTATATATGGAAGATGTAGACTTAACAAGAAGAATACATACTAAAGCAAAAACAGTCTTTTATCCCAAAGTAGAGGTAATACACAATGCCGGAAGAGGCTCATATAGGAAGTTTAGACTGATGATCACACATAGTATTAGTGCAATAAAGTACTTTAACAAATGGGGATGGATGAGGGATGAACAGAGAAGAGTCATCAATAAAATCGTAAAATCAAACTATTTACAAGACCAATAA
- a CDS encoding M23 family metallopeptidase → MIRNSFWCAFVFLLLGLKSYGQFSHFVQPVKIPIRVAGSFGELRSNHFHSGIDIKTNGKTGLPVHVVETGYISRIKVSPWGFGYALYVNHPNGYTTVYGHLSRFAPRIDKWVKAQQYKRETFAVDLTPSKNLFRLKRDELIAYSGNSGSSGGPHLHYEVRKTSNQEPMNPATRGLKIKDTRKPLMHRLYVYPMTPNCIINGQNNIISFPLVPSSKGYAIKGNKKIYVDGKVGFGIEVVDYVSGSWSKCGINHAYLTNESASNDTLFAFDIDKFHFYETRYINAHIDYPRRWKTGRQVHRMYKLPGNRLSIYRKPHYNSILAFDKSSTEVILKLGVSDSWKNSSTLSFRVGFKDYKDVSFKNTDSYMSKIDPRHMDGEILLSSLDEKGGTSLNIDMMDSKPEEKSISERLMYNSAHYFHDQWFTFKIDSRTLYQNTNFIGKVESSPASKWSPIYSFYPEDIALHRNAEISFRIGELPDSLLSKAYVGHYSKDGKRTYYAGGIFQDGWVKFKTRSLGRFTINIDTISPRLRSLTLTKKSQKLYSGKRIRFVVKDLETGISHYRGEIDGKYALFTYDAKNSLFEYKIDPSRLTKGVKHRLHFLVKDNCNNITEFNGTFVF, encoded by the coding sequence ATGATTCGTAATTCATTTTGGTGTGCTTTTGTTTTTCTTTTATTAGGACTAAAAAGTTATGGTCAATTCTCGCATTTTGTGCAACCTGTAAAAATTCCTATTCGAGTTGCTGGCTCGTTTGGTGAACTCAGGTCTAACCATTTTCATTCTGGTATTGATATAAAAACAAACGGGAAAACAGGATTGCCTGTTCATGTAGTAGAAACAGGATATATTTCTAGAATTAAAGTCTCTCCTTGGGGGTTTGGATATGCTCTTTATGTAAATCACCCTAATGGATATACGACGGTTTATGGTCACTTAAGTCGCTTTGCCCCACGTATCGATAAGTGGGTAAAGGCCCAACAATATAAAAGAGAGACCTTCGCTGTTGATTTGACTCCTTCCAAAAATCTTTTTCGCCTGAAAAGAGATGAACTTATTGCTTATAGTGGCAATAGTGGAAGTTCTGGTGGCCCTCATCTACACTATGAAGTGAGAAAAACATCGAATCAAGAACCAATGAATCCAGCCACTCGTGGTCTTAAGATTAAAGATACGAGAAAGCCTTTGATGCATCGACTTTATGTTTATCCAATGACTCCGAATTGTATCATTAATGGACAGAACAATATTATAAGTTTTCCCTTAGTCCCTTCTTCTAAGGGGTATGCTATTAAAGGGAATAAAAAAATATATGTAGATGGAAAGGTTGGTTTTGGTATAGAGGTCGTCGATTATGTGTCGGGTAGCTGGTCGAAATGTGGGATCAATCATGCTTATTTAACAAATGAATCAGCATCTAATGATACTCTTTTTGCTTTTGATATTGATAAATTTCATTTTTATGAGACAAGATATATTAATGCACATATTGACTATCCAAGAAGGTGGAAGACTGGACGTCAGGTACATCGAATGTATAAACTACCGGGAAATAGATTGTCAATCTATCGCAAGCCGCATTATAACTCTATCTTGGCTTTTGATAAATCATCAACAGAAGTAATTTTAAAATTAGGAGTCAGTGATAGTTGGAAGAATAGTTCGACTCTTTCTTTCAGAGTCGGATTCAAAGATTATAAGGATGTGTCTTTTAAAAATACCGACTCTTATATGAGTAAAATTGACCCACGCCATATGGATGGTGAGATTCTTCTTTCTTCATTAGATGAGAAGGGAGGGACATCGTTGAATATCGATATGATGGATTCGAAACCCGAAGAGAAAAGTATTAGTGAGAGGTTAATGTATAATTCTGCACACTACTTTCATGACCAGTGGTTTACTTTCAAAATTGATAGCCGCACCTTATATCAAAACACAAATTTTATCGGAAAAGTGGAGAGTAGTCCTGCATCAAAATGGTCTCCAATCTATTCATTTTATCCTGAAGATATTGCTTTACATCGAAATGCAGAAATCTCCTTTCGTATTGGGGAGCTTCCTGATAGTCTTCTTTCGAAGGCCTACGTTGGACACTATTCAAAAGATGGGAAGAGAACTTATTATGCTGGAGGTATTTTTCAAGATGGTTGGGTGAAGTTTAAAACACGAAGTTTGGGGCGTTTTACTATCAATATAGATACCATTTCCCCCCGCTTAAGATCGTTGACTTTAACCAAAAAATCACAAAAATTATATTCAGGAAAGAGAATACGATTTGTTGTGAAAGATCTGGAGACAGGAATTTCTCACTATCGTGGTGAAATAGATGGAAAATACGCACTGTTTACTTACGATGCTAAAAATTCTCTTTTTGAATATAAGATTGATCCATCTCGCCTGACCAAAGGGGTTAAACATAGATTACATTTTCTTGTAAAGGATAATTGTAATAATATCACAGAATTTAATGGGACATTTGTTTTTTGA
- the rny gene encoding ribonuclease Y has product MIVEIIIGFGGALTGAGISYYLWDSALKKRRETLIKDAENQAKVLKDKKILQAKERFIQLKSEHDKLVNEKNQKIAATENRQKQKESTINQRKDDLNRKVREFENEKKKNDAIRENLSRQLDVVEQQQEELEKTHRKQVEKLEDISALSADEAKAQLVESMKNEAKTEAMSYIQEIMDDAKMNANREAKKVVIKAIQRVATETAIENSVTIFHIENDEIKGRIIGREGRNIRALEASTGVEIIVDDTPEAIVLSAFDPVRREIARLALHQLVTDGRIHPARIEEVVNKVKQQIEEEIIETGKRTTIDLGIHGMHPELIRLIGKMKYRSSYGQNLLQHSRETANLCAIMASELGLNPKKAKRAGLLHDIGKVPDEEPELPHAILGMKLAEKYKEKADVCNAIGAHHDEVEMQTLIAPIVQACDAISGARPGARREAVEAYIKRLKDLEQMALSYPGVLKTYAIQAGRELRVIVGSEKITDEDSEKLSYDIAKKIQDEMTYPGQVKITVIRETRAINYAK; this is encoded by the coding sequence ATGATTGTTGAAATTATCATAGGTTTTGGAGGAGCGTTGACTGGTGCCGGAATTTCATATTACCTATGGGATTCTGCTCTTAAAAAAAGACGTGAAACTCTAATAAAAGATGCTGAGAATCAAGCAAAAGTCTTAAAAGACAAAAAGATTCTTCAAGCAAAAGAACGTTTTATTCAGCTTAAGTCTGAACACGATAAGTTAGTTAATGAGAAAAATCAAAAAATTGCAGCCACTGAGAATAGACAAAAACAAAAAGAGTCTACAATCAATCAACGCAAAGATGATTTAAATCGTAAAGTTCGTGAATTTGAAAATGAGAAAAAGAAAAACGATGCAATTCGTGAAAATCTTTCTCGACAGTTAGACGTTGTTGAACAACAACAAGAAGAGCTTGAAAAAACTCACAGAAAGCAAGTAGAAAAGTTAGAAGATATATCTGCCCTTTCTGCGGATGAGGCGAAGGCACAACTTGTTGAATCGATGAAGAATGAAGCAAAGACAGAAGCAATGTCTTACATTCAGGAAATCATGGATGATGCAAAGATGAATGCAAACAGAGAAGCAAAGAAAGTTGTTATTAAGGCAATTCAACGTGTTGCCACTGAAACAGCCATCGAAAACTCTGTAACGATATTCCATATCGAAAATGATGAAATCAAAGGACGTATTATTGGTCGCGAAGGTAGAAATATTCGTGCCTTAGAAGCATCCACTGGTGTTGAAATCATTGTAGATGATACTCCAGAAGCAATCGTTCTTTCAGCATTTGATCCTGTTCGTCGTGAAATTGCACGTTTGGCTCTACACCAATTAGTTACTGACGGACGTATTCACCCAGCAAGAATCGAAGAGGTTGTAAATAAGGTAAAACAACAAATTGAAGAAGAGATCATTGAAACAGGAAAACGTACTACCATTGACTTGGGTATACACGGAATGCATCCTGAGCTAATCCGTTTGATAGGTAAAATGAAGTACCGTTCTTCTTATGGTCAAAACCTATTACAACACTCTCGTGAAACAGCCAATCTTTGTGCAATCATGGCATCTGAGCTTGGTCTTAATCCGAAGAAAGCGAAACGAGCTGGATTACTTCATGATATAGGTAAAGTACCTGATGAAGAGCCAGAATTACCTCATGCTATCTTGGGAATGAAACTTGCAGAGAAGTATAAAGAGAAAGCTGATGTTTGTAATGCCATTGGTGCACACCATGATGAAGTAGAGATGCAAACTTTAATTGCTCCTATCGTTCAGGCTTGTGATGCTATTTCTGGAGCAAGACCTGGAGCTAGGCGTGAAGCAGTAGAGGCTTATATCAAGAGACTAAAAGATCTTGAGCAGATGGCTCTTTCATATCCAGGAGTATTAAAGACATATGCAATTCAAGCTGGTAGAGAGCTTAGAGTAATTGTTGGTAGTGAAAAGATTACTGATGAAGATTCAGAAAAGCTATCATACGATATTGCTAAGAAGATCCAAGATGAGATGACTTATCCAGGACAAGTTAAGATTACAGTTATTAGAGAGACTAGAGCGATAAACTACGCTAAATAG
- a CDS encoding C69 family dipeptidase, whose translation MFKKVSCLCLALLVFASVQVDACTNFLITKGASKDGSTMITYAADSHSLYGELYFWPAADHAPGDMRDVYDWDSGKYLGQIPEIAHTYQVVGNMNEHQLVIGETTYGGRSELHSQSGAIIDYGSLIYITLQRAKTAREAIKTMASLMNTYGYYSSGESFSIGDGNEAWIMEVIGKGEGEKGAVWVARRVPDGYVSGHANQARITTFPLNDPDNCIYSDDVISFAREKGFFNGKNKDFSFSDVYAPVDFGAARFCDARVWSAFNRIAPNMKKYEQYALGKVKYDKNGVATNRFPLWVKPTEKLSAKDVMDLMRDHYEGTALDMTQDVGAGPHKLPYRWRGLTWKVDSVEYCNERATSTQQTAFSFVGQSRADMPAAIGGVLWFGMDDTYSTCYTPIYCNIEKVPECFKIGNGDLLTWSSTSAFWVFNSVTNFVYSKYDEMIVDLQKVQNKIELESVALAPAVEAAATQLWNSGNKELAKKYLSDYSITRAENMTSEWRDLGHYLMIKYLDGNVKKEKNGKFLRTKDGMPASPNHPGYPDAYYRRVVKETGDHFKVIK comes from the coding sequence ATGTTTAAAAAAGTATCTTGCTTATGTTTAGCATTACTGGTTTTCGCTTCTGTACAAGTGGATGCCTGTACTAACTTTTTGATCACCAAAGGGGCATCAAAAGATGGATCTACGATGATCACTTATGCTGCTGATTCTCATTCTCTTTATGGTGAACTTTACTTCTGGCCTGCTGCAGATCATGCACCTGGTGATATGAGAGATGTATACGATTGGGATTCTGGAAAATATCTTGGACAAATTCCTGAAATTGCTCACACTTATCAGGTGGTAGGAAATATGAATGAGCACCAATTGGTTATCGGAGAAACTACCTATGGTGGACGTTCAGAACTACATAGTCAGTCTGGAGCAATCATCGATTACGGTAGTCTTATCTATATCACTTTACAACGAGCGAAGACTGCTAGAGAAGCAATCAAGACGATGGCTAGTCTAATGAATACTTATGGGTATTATAGCTCTGGTGAGTCTTTCTCAATTGGGGATGGCAACGAAGCATGGATTATGGAAGTGATTGGAAAAGGTGAAGGTGAAAAAGGAGCTGTTTGGGTGGCACGTAGAGTCCCTGATGGATATGTTTCCGGACATGCGAATCAAGCACGAATCACTACATTCCCATTGAATGATCCTGATAACTGTATATACTCTGACGATGTGATCTCTTTTGCTAGAGAGAAGGGCTTTTTTAATGGGAAAAACAAAGACTTTAGTTTTTCTGATGTATATGCCCCTGTCGATTTTGGCGCTGCTCGTTTCTGTGATGCACGTGTATGGTCGGCATTCAATCGTATTGCTCCAAACATGAAAAAATATGAGCAATATGCTCTTGGAAAAGTAAAATACGACAAGAATGGTGTTGCAACCAATCGTTTCCCTCTATGGGTAAAACCAACAGAGAAGTTGTCTGCAAAGGATGTGATGGATCTAATGAGAGATCATTACGAAGGAACAGCCCTAGATATGACTCAAGATGTTGGTGCAGGACCTCACAAACTACCTTATAGATGGAGAGGATTGACATGGAAAGTAGATTCAGTTGAGTATTGTAATGAACGTGCAACATCTACTCAGCAGACTGCATTCTCTTTCGTTGGTCAGTCTCGTGCTGATATGCCTGCTGCAATTGGTGGTGTCCTTTGGTTTGGTATGGATGATACTTATTCTACATGTTATACACCAATTTACTGTAATATTGAGAAAGTACCTGAGTGTTTTAAAATAGGCAATGGAGATCTATTAACTTGGTCATCTACTTCTGCTTTCTGGGTATTTAATAGTGTGACAAATTTCGTATATTCTAAGTATGACGAAATGATTGTAGATCTACAGAAGGTACAAAACAAGATCGAGTTAGAGTCTGTAGCTTTGGCTCCAGCAGTTGAAGCAGCAGCAACCCAGCTATGGAATTCTGGAAATAAAGAGTTAGCTAAAAAATATCTATCTGATTACTCTATTACACGTGCTGAGAATATGACTTCAGAATGGAGAGACTTGGGTCATTACTTGATGATTAAATATTTGGATGGTAATGTAAAGAAAGAGAAAAATGGCAAATTCTTAAGAACAAAAGATGGCATGCCAGCTTCTCCAAATCATCCAGGTTATCCGGATGCTTATTACCGTCGTGTCGTGAAAGAGACAGGAGATCACTTTAAAGTGATTAAGTAA
- the rplS gene encoding 50S ribosomal protein L19, with amino-acid sequence MDLMKVALDAFKEEGKELPEFGAGDTVTVNYRIVEGNKERIQKFRGVVIQMKGQSGQEMFTVRKMSGNVGVERIFPINSPFIDEIEVNRRGKVRRARIYYFRKLTGKKAKIKERKF; translated from the coding sequence ATGGATTTAATGAAAGTTGCGTTAGACGCATTCAAAGAAGAAGGAAAAGAGCTTCCAGAATTTGGAGCAGGTGACACTGTAACTGTGAACTACCGTATCGTGGAGGGTAACAAGGAGCGTATTCAGAAGTTCCGTGGTGTTGTTATCCAAATGAAAGGTCAATCAGGACAAGAGATGTTTACTGTTCGTAAAATGTCTGGTAATGTTGGTGTGGAGCGTATCTTCCCAATCAATTCTCCTTTCATCGATGAAATCGAGGTGAATCGTCGTGGAAAAGTACGTCGTGCACGTATCTACTACTTCCGTAAACTTACTGGAAAGAAAGCGAAGATCAAAGAGAGAAAATTCTAA
- a CDS encoding NAD(P)H-dependent oxidoreductase subunit E: protein MKTIKLSSFTIETIEEACSDFQYKEDELINVLHRCQQKLGYLPAEVQEIIAQKLNMSVAKVYGVVSFYSFFSMTPHGKHPISICMGTACYVRGAEKLVDEFKRQLRIDVGETTKDGDFSLSCLRCVGACGLAPIVMVGDKVYGRVSVKQVKDIISEYQKGIN, encoded by the coding sequence ATGAAAACAATAAAGTTGTCCTCTTTTACAATAGAGACTATTGAAGAAGCATGTTCTGACTTTCAATATAAAGAAGACGAGTTGATCAACGTCCTTCATCGATGTCAACAAAAATTAGGATACCTACCAGCAGAAGTGCAAGAAATTATCGCACAAAAACTTAATATGTCTGTTGCGAAAGTATATGGAGTGGTAAGCTTCTACTCATTTTTCTCTATGACACCTCACGGAAAACACCCAATATCTATCTGTATGGGAACAGCATGTTATGTGAGAGGTGCAGAGAAGTTGGTAGATGAATTTAAACGCCAACTCCGCATTGATGTCGGAGAAACAACCAAAGATGGTGATTTTTCTTTGAGTTGTTTAAGGTGTGTTGGTGCCTGTGGACTCGCTCCTATAGTAATGGTTGGAGATAAAGTCTATGGAAGAGTATCTGTCAAACAGGTGAAAGATATTATTTCTGAATATCAGAAAGGTATTAACTAA